A single genomic interval of Antarcticibacterium arcticum harbors:
- a CDS encoding YceI family protein: MNKILLILISSLVVVSCVGKHKSESQSVNISEQVRSPLEISGDTANVNPSHSKILWKGTKMHGTGKHEGDIALKTGYFITQNGQLKGGEFIVDMQTIEVTDIPKHDPVPRNNLKNHLKNSDFFDVDKFPTSIFQITEIKNFSKDSINVSGNLTIKGITNGIEFSALINENKFTSRFTFNRFDWNIAYEGSWADKTLVDKDIELTIEIVME; this comes from the coding sequence ATGAATAAAATCCTTTTAATTTTAATTTCGTCTTTAGTAGTTGTCTCGTGTGTTGGCAAGCATAAGTCAGAATCCCAATCGGTAAATATTTCCGAACAAGTTAGGAGCCCGCTTGAAATTTCAGGTGACACTGCAAACGTAAATCCGTCTCATTCAAAAATTTTATGGAAAGGGACAAAAATGCATGGCACAGGTAAACACGAAGGGGATATTGCGTTAAAAACCGGTTATTTTATAACTCAAAATGGTCAACTAAAAGGCGGGGAATTCATTGTGGATATGCAAACTATAGAAGTAACCGATATTCCCAAACACGATCCCGTTCCAAGAAACAATCTCAAAAATCATCTAAAAAACTCAGATTTTTTTGATGTGGATAAGTTTCCTACTTCAATATTTCAAATAACAGAAATCAAGAACTTTTCAAAAGATAGCATTAATGTATCGGGCAACCTGACAATCAAAGGTATTACCAATGGTATTGAGTTTTCAGCACTGATTAACGAAAATAAATTTACCTCAAGGTTTACTTTTAACCGATTCGACTGGAACATCGCATACGAAGGAAGTTGGGCTGACAAAACCCTTGTGGACAAAGATATAGAATTGACAATCGAAATTGTGATGGAATGA
- the gcvH gene encoding glycine cleavage system protein GcvH, whose protein sequence is MNVPQELKYTKDHEWVRIEGDIATVGVTDFAQGELGDIVYVEVETVGETLEKEEVFGTVEAVKTVSDLFSPLSGEIIEFNESLEDTPEKVNSDPYGDGWMVKIRISDKDQVADLLSASDYKDIIGG, encoded by the coding sequence ATGAATGTTCCGCAAGAATTAAAATACACCAAAGATCACGAATGGGTGAGAATTGAAGGCGATATCGCTACAGTAGGAGTTACAGATTTTGCCCAGGGTGAATTAGGTGATATAGTATATGTTGAGGTAGAAACAGTTGGAGAAACCCTTGAGAAAGAAGAGGTTTTTGGAACTGTGGAAGCAGTTAAAACAGTGTCCGACCTTTTTTCCCCTCTTTCAGGAGAGATCATTGAGTTCAATGAAAGCCTTGAGGACACGCCTGAAAAAGTAAATTCAGATCCTTACGGAGACGGCTGGATGGTAAAGATCAGGATATCAGATAAGGATCAGGTAGCCGATCTTTTAAGCGCTTCAGACTATAAAGATATTATTGGCGGCTAG
- a CDS encoding sce7726 family protein, with amino-acid sequence MKIDRNYKKIPKSALNSYSSFLKHAYQVLENHYQNEYVFKNAFLTDWLIKELGKSDSIIFNEFRIGGAVSDLAMFNGISKAFEIKTEFDSDQRLKGQIEYYSQVFNETYLIIPKEKLNMYKEYRKDVGIILFDNKNKEKFEFYNKAKFREKLNPTILMQILHTNEYKEIVEKYYGELPKMNSFNQYKLCYNLIKAIPINELNQMYLEQIKKREFDKILSLHTYRELNQICLALKLKKKEKRCLIKNLKQPIQI; translated from the coding sequence TTGAAAATTGATCGGAATTATAAAAAAATTCCAAAATCGGCATTGAATTCCTATTCCAGTTTTCTTAAACACGCATACCAGGTTTTAGAAAATCATTATCAAAATGAATATGTTTTCAAAAATGCATTTCTTACGGACTGGTTAATCAAAGAATTAGGTAAGTCAGATTCAATAATTTTTAATGAATTTAGAATTGGCGGGGCTGTTTCTGATTTAGCAATGTTTAATGGAATTTCCAAAGCATTTGAGATTAAAACTGAATTTGACTCAGATCAAAGATTGAAAGGACAAATAGAATATTATAGCCAAGTCTTTAATGAAACATATTTAATAATTCCAAAGGAAAAATTAAATATGTATAAAGAGTATAGAAAAGATGTAGGGATAATATTGTTCGACAATAAAAACAAGGAAAAGTTTGAATTTTATAATAAGGCAAAGTTTAGAGAAAAGTTAAATCCCACCATTTTAATGCAAATTCTTCACACAAATGAATATAAAGAAATTGTTGAGAAATATTATGGTGAACTACCGAAAATGAATAGCTTTAATCAATATAAATTATGCTATAATTTAATTAAAGCAATCCCTATTAATGAACTAAATCAAATGTATTTAGAGCAAATAAAGAAAAGGGAATTTGATAAAATACTCTCTTTACATACTTATAGAGAATTAAATCAAATATGTTTAGCTTTAAAACTTAAGAAGAAAGAGAAAAGGTGCTTGATAAAAAATCTAAAACAACCAATACAAATTTAA
- a CDS encoding gliding motility protein RemB, translating to MKYFGFLLFIFLPFSGMSQTNDNVLETYPLFPDCAASGFQEEKQCFNNTLRSLVLENFVLPPKVTEENYRGEMLVLFEVDKAGQFKVLYVDAIYPELKEEMLRVFAALPVVQPPTYNGKPTYAQFRMPVRIPLDQNFPEPNRIPGVDETPVVKIDSVPAKPGILEEYDDVKSKPFYNRQAQSNLNIPLSHERYSRFDAQMNQIGTNSHTASKPFLFSDVSPYYDFDGENARLEKPANSWLGRKLWNEHLVQFQGENYWFTGDLILDLQLGKDFQSDFDFTYNNTRGAVFQGGLGKNFNFYTVVFESQARFADYYNQFAESISPFMGSGVAIVPGRGIAKDFMDNGYDYPVAEGYLSYSPAEFFDIQFGHGNNFIGDGYRSLLMSDNASPHPYLKLNTSFWKLKYTNTWMSLRDVREEVAAEGSYRTKYMATHYLSLNLTKRFNLGLFESVVWQNDNGRGFDVNYLNPVIFYRSIEFSTGARGGNAIMGLTGKYKINNSLNAYGQWVIDEFSSGDVFGGEGSWKNKLGFQLGMKYFNAFNVPDLYLQAEYNQVRPYTYSHNSIVLNYGHNNQSMAHLWGANFREVVAIARYRKDRWLGSAKLVIGERGYDFNTLEDNAYYGGNIYRSERERAFETGVRIGQGNTTTSIFTEVEAGYIVNPVTNLKLFAGMIYRNFDPQLNTANTFNQNTLWLNIGLRTDIFNWYYDY from the coding sequence ATGAAATATTTTGGATTCCTCCTCTTTATTTTTCTTCCCTTTTCCGGGATGTCCCAAACAAATGATAACGTATTAGAAACCTATCCGCTTTTCCCTGACTGCGCAGCATCCGGCTTTCAGGAAGAGAAGCAATGTTTTAATAATACCCTGCGCAGTCTGGTGCTCGAAAATTTTGTACTTCCACCCAAAGTGACCGAAGAAAATTACCGGGGAGAAATGTTGGTGCTGTTCGAGGTTGACAAGGCAGGGCAGTTTAAAGTCCTGTATGTAGATGCTATTTACCCCGAATTAAAAGAGGAAATGCTGCGGGTTTTTGCAGCCCTGCCGGTAGTGCAGCCACCTACCTATAACGGTAAGCCTACCTATGCTCAGTTCAGGATGCCGGTTCGCATTCCGTTAGACCAAAATTTTCCGGAACCCAACAGGATTCCTGGCGTGGATGAAACCCCCGTGGTTAAAATAGATTCCGTACCCGCAAAACCCGGGATCCTGGAAGAATATGACGATGTAAAGTCTAAACCCTTTTATAACCGGCAGGCGCAAAGCAACCTGAATATTCCATTGTCTCACGAAAGATACAGCCGTTTTGATGCCCAAATGAATCAGATAGGGACCAATTCCCATACCGCATCCAAACCTTTCCTGTTTAGTGACGTTTCTCCTTATTACGATTTTGATGGTGAAAATGCCAGATTGGAAAAACCTGCGAATTCCTGGTTAGGCCGTAAACTGTGGAACGAACACCTGGTGCAGTTCCAGGGAGAAAATTACTGGTTTACGGGAGACCTTATTCTGGACCTGCAATTGGGAAAGGACTTTCAAAGCGATTTTGATTTCACCTATAACAATACCCGGGGCGCAGTTTTCCAGGGAGGCCTGGGTAAGAACTTTAATTTCTATACCGTAGTATTTGAAAGCCAGGCGCGGTTTGCCGATTATTACAACCAGTTTGCTGAAAGCATTAGCCCCTTCATGGGCAGTGGGGTGGCCATTGTGCCGGGAAGGGGAATAGCCAAGGATTTTATGGACAATGGATATGATTACCCGGTGGCTGAAGGTTATTTGTCCTACAGTCCTGCCGAATTTTTTGATATTCAATTTGGCCACGGCAATAACTTTATTGGAGACGGTTATCGTTCGCTGCTTATGAGTGACAATGCCAGCCCGCATCCTTATTTAAAGCTCAATACCAGTTTCTGGAAACTTAAATATACCAATACCTGGATGTCCCTTCGGGATGTAAGGGAAGAAGTGGCGGCAGAGGGTTCTTACCGCACCAAATATATGGCTACGCATTACCTTAGCCTCAACCTCACTAAACGTTTCAACCTTGGTTTGTTTGAATCTGTAGTATGGCAAAATGATAACGGGCGTGGGTTTGATGTAAACTACCTCAATCCTGTGATCTTTTACCGCTCCATAGAATTCTCAACCGGCGCCCGGGGTGGGAATGCCATTATGGGGCTTACGGGAAAATATAAGATCAATAACAGCCTCAACGCCTACGGGCAATGGGTAATAGATGAGTTTTCCTCCGGCGATGTGTTTGGCGGGGAAGGCAGCTGGAAGAATAAACTCGGTTTTCAGCTGGGGATGAAATATTTCAATGCCTTTAATGTGCCGGATCTTTATTTGCAGGCAGAATACAACCAGGTGCGGCCATACACATATTCCCATAATTCCATAGTTTTGAACTACGGGCACAACAACCAGTCTATGGCGCATCTCTGGGGTGCCAATTTCAGGGAAGTGGTGGCCATTGCCAGGTACCGGAAGGATCGATGGCTGGGAAGTGCCAAACTTGTAATTGGGGAGCGGGGGTATGATTTTAATACTTTAGAAGATAATGCCTATTACGGCGGAAATATTTACAGGAGCGAGCGCGAAAGGGCCTTTGAAACAGGAGTGAGAATAGGACAGGGAAATACCACTACCTCCATTTTTACTGAAGTTGAAGCGGGTTATATTGTTAACCCCGTAACCAACCTGAAGCTGTTCGCGGGAATGATCTACCGCAATTTCGACCCTCAGCTAAACACCGCAAATACCTTTAACCAAAACACACTCTGGCTGAATATAGGTTTAAGGACAGATATCTTTAACTGGTACTATGATTATTAG
- a CDS encoding chloride channel protein gives MKLKRRRKLVTYLNILDQPVRFNPFVFSRTFLLWALLGLIGGIIAGVYWIVLEFLTHQLAFFGGWHVIPVMAISGLLAGLIIHFIGDPGEIHLIVNNIRFNKGKLDPKNNPSMVLSSLLCVASGGSLGPEAPLVQVTGSTGTWIGKLFRLKGEELRSLSIAGMASGFTALFGAPLGGSLFSLEILHHKHAVEYYKAIIPAFVASCFSYLVFALIIHLGLGPIWDLSAYEYSGIFDFGYAVIFAIIGAAFGWAFIFCTKFFKSLFENRPIPIYIKTLIGGILLGVIAFYFPLTRYFGHHEINELLSGDFSLTLLFAILVFKIIAISITVTSGWRGGFIIPLFFVGATLGIIIHQIFPAVNLTLAIVSCMAAINACVTRTPMSTTILLATLTGFGHFIPILFASLTGYFLAPRIPFIGSQMEKEESVPASTT, from the coding sequence GTGAAATTAAAACGAAGAAGAAAACTAGTTACCTATTTAAACATTTTAGATCAGCCGGTTAGGTTTAATCCCTTCGTTTTTAGCCGTACTTTTTTGTTATGGGCTCTACTGGGATTAATTGGCGGAATAATAGCCGGGGTATACTGGATCGTTCTTGAATTTTTAACGCACCAGCTGGCTTTTTTTGGAGGTTGGCACGTGATTCCGGTTATGGCAATTTCCGGGCTCCTGGCAGGTTTGATAATTCACTTCATAGGAGACCCGGGAGAAATACATTTAATTGTAAACAACATTCGTTTTAATAAAGGGAAACTGGACCCTAAAAACAATCCTTCCATGGTCCTTTCGTCCTTATTATGTGTTGCATCGGGCGGTAGTCTGGGGCCGGAAGCTCCCCTGGTGCAGGTTACAGGTTCAACAGGTACCTGGATAGGAAAATTGTTCAGGCTTAAAGGAGAAGAGTTAAGGTCTTTGAGTATCGCGGGTATGGCTTCAGGTTTTACGGCATTATTCGGGGCACCTTTGGGCGGCAGTTTATTTTCTTTAGAGATACTTCATCACAAACATGCGGTAGAATATTACAAGGCAATAATTCCTGCTTTTGTCGCCAGTTGCTTTAGTTATTTGGTGTTTGCTTTGATCATTCATTTGGGATTGGGCCCCATTTGGGATCTATCGGCTTATGAATATTCAGGCATCTTTGATTTTGGCTATGCGGTTATTTTTGCAATTATAGGCGCCGCGTTTGGGTGGGCATTTATTTTTTGCACCAAATTTTTCAAGTCCCTTTTTGAAAACCGGCCAATTCCTATTTACATCAAAACATTAATTGGAGGGATCTTGCTGGGGGTTATAGCATTTTATTTTCCGTTAACCCGCTATTTTGGACATCACGAAATTAACGAATTGCTTTCCGGGGATTTCTCCCTCACACTTTTGTTCGCGATTTTGGTGTTCAAGATAATTGCCATTTCCATTACTGTAACATCGGGCTGGAGAGGGGGATTTATCATCCCGCTGTTTTTTGTGGGTGCAACCCTAGGAATAATAATCCATCAAATTTTTCCTGCCGTGAATCTTACTTTGGCCATTGTAAGCTGTATGGCCGCAATTAATGCCTGTGTGACAAGAACCCCCATGAGCACAACCATCCTGCTTGCTACCTTAACAGGATTTGGACATTTCATCCCCATATTATTTGCAAGTTTAACCGGATATTTTCTGGCGCCAAGAATACCTTTTATAGGTTCTCAAATGGAAAAAGAAGAGAGCGTTCCGGCTTCAACAACTTAA
- a CDS encoding LytR/AlgR family response regulator transcription factor encodes MNSYGKTAVFIVSPIVVHLLIFPFVAVAFSMLFYEGRYDLYKFYSYSLSHDLYKVVMVYATFVVGYKYFLKHTRDIYIGVSKPPLDTIVVNNGKENVVVKVEDITHITSDSPYITFHLKDIKYLHSETLKSICDKLDKNVFVRVHKSTVVNITKVRSFKSRLNGDYDLQLEDRELVRLSRTYAPDFKKRFSINHRVNL; translated from the coding sequence TTGAACAGCTATGGCAAAACGGCAGTTTTCATTGTGTCCCCCATCGTAGTCCATCTTTTAATTTTTCCCTTTGTTGCTGTGGCTTTTTCTATGCTATTTTACGAGGGCAGGTATGACCTTTATAAGTTCTACTCCTATTCATTGTCGCACGACTTGTATAAAGTGGTTATGGTTTATGCAACCTTTGTAGTGGGCTATAAGTATTTTTTAAAACATACTCGAGACATATACATTGGGGTAAGTAAACCTCCATTGGATACAATAGTCGTAAATAACGGTAAGGAGAATGTGGTAGTCAAGGTAGAGGACATCACACACATCACCTCCGACTCACCCTACATTACATTTCACCTTAAAGACATAAAGTATTTGCACTCCGAAACCTTAAAATCAATTTGTGATAAATTGGACAAAAATGTTTTTGTTCGTGTTCACAAATCAACTGTGGTTAACATCACAAAAGTAAGGTCGTTCAAATCCCGACTTAATGGCGACTACGATTTGCAATTGGAAGACAGGGAATTGGTAAGGTTAAGTAGAACATACGCACCGGATTTCAAAAAACGCTTCAGTATAAATCATCGTGTTAACCTATAA
- a CDS encoding VanZ family protein, with translation MAARIILIIAIGYTLLITTLSLVQLGKISVGSFNPTDKMMHAGAYFGLAFCWFFYLFIKKQEPYNFRKGFVKVSVLVVIFGILIEVLQGALTTYREPDWADIVANTIGVMIALGFFILFRNFLNHVKRQISSFL, from the coding sequence TTGGCGGCTAGAATCATATTGATCATAGCCATTGGCTATACCCTGTTAATTACTACCTTGTCCCTTGTTCAATTGGGCAAGATCTCTGTGGGAAGTTTTAATCCTACAGATAAGATGATGCATGCAGGTGCATATTTTGGGCTGGCCTTTTGCTGGTTCTTCTATCTTTTCATAAAAAAGCAGGAACCTTATAATTTCAGGAAGGGATTTGTTAAAGTTTCTGTGCTTGTAGTGATATTTGGTATATTAATTGAGGTTTTACAGGGAGCTCTTACCACTTACAGGGAACCCGATTGGGCTGATATTGTGGCAAATACTATTGGTGTGATGATCGCATTGGGATTTTTTATTCTCTTCAGGAATTTTCTTAACCATGTAAAACGCCAGATAAGTTCATTTTTATGA
- a CDS encoding energy transducer TonB yields the protein MEPKKNPKADLTKRSVLFLQLGLILVLFITWQAIEWKTYDRDAIDTGQLNLDDLDDEEIPITEILNTPPPPPPPPPAPEIIEVVEDEEEVEEDVIESTETTQDEIIEVREVVEAPVEEEIADVPFAVIENVPIFPGCESMTNNEARKKCMSEKVQDFVTRRFNTDLGSQLGLTGVNRVIVVFKIDKTGAITDVRARAPHPRLEQEAARVINMLPKMQPGKQRGKAVGVSYSLPIVFQVQD from the coding sequence ATGGAACCCAAGAAAAATCCAAAAGCCGATTTAACCAAACGAAGTGTGCTCTTCCTGCAGTTGGGTCTTATCCTAGTACTTTTTATTACATGGCAAGCCATTGAATGGAAAACCTATGATAGAGATGCTATAGATACGGGACAGTTAAATCTGGACGACCTTGACGATGAGGAAATCCCGATCACCGAAATACTTAACACGCCTCCACCCCCACCGCCACCACCACCGGCACCGGAGATCATTGAGGTTGTAGAAGATGAAGAAGAGGTTGAAGAGGATGTTATTGAGTCTACAGAAACCACCCAGGATGAGATCATTGAAGTAAGGGAAGTGGTTGAAGCACCTGTAGAAGAAGAAATTGCAGATGTTCCGTTTGCTGTTATTGAAAACGTGCCAATTTTCCCTGGTTGTGAAAGTATGACCAACAATGAGGCCCGTAAAAAATGTATGAGTGAAAAAGTTCAGGATTTTGTAACCCGTAGGTTTAATACAGATCTTGGGAGCCAGTTGGGTCTTACCGGTGTAAACCGTGTGATCGTGGTCTTCAAAATTGACAAAACAGGAGCTATTACAGATGTGCGTGCCCGTGCACCGCACCCAAGACTTGAGCAGGAAGCTGCGAGAGTAATTAATATGCTTCCTAAAATGCAGCCTGGTAAACAACGAGGTAAAGCGGTTGGGGTAAGTTATTCCCTTCCTATCGTATTCCAGGTTCAGGATTAA
- a CDS encoding OsmC family protein: MKRNSIVQERQQPLMDSYVTDPKLARVTDEAIVEGKNLDDPFHTSVSINDELKIPFKIGVHRAVGGLHDFPNPGDMLCASLAACFESTLRMIANRLGVALKKTLVRATANADVRGTLMVERDVPVAFQSMGLEVHIEVDSAVEKNTISKLFGATERCCIIYQTLKPGIPIQVNQEVVYTADKN, from the coding sequence ATGAAAAGAAATTCTATTGTGCAGGAGCGGCAACAACCTTTAATGGATTCCTATGTTACAGATCCCAAACTGGCCCGGGTTACAGATGAAGCGATCGTAGAAGGGAAAAACCTGGACGATCCTTTTCATACTTCGGTGTCTATCAATGACGAACTCAAAATACCTTTTAAAATAGGGGTTCACAGAGCGGTTGGCGGGCTTCATGATTTTCCCAATCCCGGGGATATGCTGTGCGCTTCCCTGGCAGCCTGTTTTGAAAGTACGCTCAGGATGATCGCCAACAGGCTGGGGGTAGCGCTGAAAAAAACATTGGTTAGAGCAACCGCAAATGCAGATGTTAGGGGTACTTTGATGGTAGAAAGGGACGTGCCGGTGGCTTTTCAAAGTATGGGATTGGAGGTTCATATCGAGGTGGATAGTGCTGTGGAAAAAAATACCATCTCTAAGCTTTTTGGAGCTACCGAACGCTGTTGCATCATCTATCAAACCCTGAAACCCGGAATACCTATTCAGGTAAACCAGGAAGTAGTCTATACAGCTGATAAAAATTGA
- a CDS encoding dioxygenase family protein, protein MDIKFRTLKLGLFLTLWILTACNAQTKNSTTKLVGGGCEGCEAIFEYGDKKLTPTDTLPEFENNEPKLEITGTVLKKDGKTPAENVILYIYHTNRQGIYETKGKETGWAKRHGFIRGWIKTGKDGKYAFYTFRPAAYPNGSEPEHIHITVKEPDKNEYYLDDYLFDDDPQLTKETRKERKNRGGSGIIKPKEKNGIVLIERNIILGKNIPNYE, encoded by the coding sequence ATGGATATTAAGTTCAGAACATTGAAGTTAGGTCTCTTTTTGACTTTGTGGATATTAACAGCTTGTAATGCCCAAACAAAGAATTCAACGACCAAACTTGTTGGTGGCGGTTGTGAAGGTTGCGAAGCAATTTTTGAGTATGGGGACAAAAAATTAACCCCTACAGACACACTACCTGAATTTGAAAACAACGAACCAAAACTGGAAATTACCGGAACAGTTTTAAAAAAAGATGGAAAAACCCCGGCAGAAAATGTCATCCTCTATATCTACCATACCAATAGACAAGGTATTTACGAAACCAAAGGCAAGGAAACAGGTTGGGCAAAAAGACACGGATTTATCCGGGGTTGGATCAAAACAGGAAAAGACGGTAAATATGCTTTCTATACATTCAGGCCGGCAGCATATCCTAATGGGAGTGAGCCAGAGCATATTCACATAACTGTAAAAGAACCCGACAAAAATGAATATTACCTTGACGATTATCTTTTTGATGATGACCCACAATTGACCAAGGAAACACGGAAAGAAAGAAAAAACAGAGGAGGCTCGGGAATCATAAAACCTAAAGAGAAAAATGGCATCGTACTAATAGAACGAAATATAATCTTAGGTAAAAACATTCCGAATTATGAATAA
- a CDS encoding serine hydrolase — MRQILISFFTLVLFASGSYGQSTNEEETIRRINTYLSDLEKIAFNGAVLVNLNGEVISKGFGFSNKEQQLKNSPNTIFDIGSITKQFTAAAVLKLEMQGKLSTEDKISKYFDSIPADKEMITLHDLLRHQSGLISNIGKDYEKISKEEFLHKVLSSKLRFNVGSGFSYSNIGYSLLAMIIEKVSGQSYETYLYENLWEPSAMQMTGYTRPGFDPELIAVGYYRDGREWGKPTNMEWDQTAPYWHLRGNGGILSTTGDLYKWHTALTTGSILSPEAIHKFYHPKLRTDETEASYYAYGWDVYQTNRGTTRLWHNGGNNIVYADFRRFIDEGVTLIMLTNQSHPNFDDLNEEISQMIFNADYTPAIPGADNETNRNFTNFIIRTLQDSGLEKAKEAYQGKNEDQDLIEFIMRSEGLDHLYNNKPDMAMQIFLMNVFVHPNTAKALQSLAEGYMVTGNKDLALKFFNESLSLNPDNPFAKDMIKVLGK; from the coding sequence ATGAGACAAATTTTAATAAGCTTTTTTACCCTGGTTTTATTCGCATCCGGTTCTTACGGGCAATCCACAAACGAAGAAGAGACTATCCGGCGAATTAACACCTATCTTTCAGATCTTGAGAAAATCGCTTTTAACGGGGCTGTATTAGTCAATCTCAATGGAGAAGTGATTTCCAAAGGCTTTGGCTTCAGCAACAAAGAACAACAACTCAAAAATTCCCCGAATACCATTTTCGACATTGGCTCTATCACCAAGCAATTTACTGCGGCGGCTGTTCTGAAATTAGAAATGCAGGGGAAACTTTCAACAGAGGATAAGATCTCAAAGTATTTTGACAGTATTCCGGCAGACAAAGAAATGATCACTCTTCACGATTTGCTGCGCCATCAATCGGGCCTTATTAGTAATATTGGTAAGGACTATGAAAAGATTAGCAAAGAGGAATTTTTACATAAAGTCTTATCTTCAAAATTAAGGTTTAACGTAGGTTCCGGTTTTTCCTATTCCAACATTGGCTATAGTTTATTGGCTATGATCATTGAAAAAGTCTCGGGTCAATCCTATGAAACTTATCTATATGAAAACCTTTGGGAACCTTCAGCAATGCAAATGACCGGTTATACGAGACCGGGTTTTGACCCTGAACTCATAGCGGTGGGCTACTACCGGGATGGCAGGGAATGGGGAAAACCCACAAATATGGAATGGGACCAGACAGCGCCCTACTGGCATTTGCGGGGCAATGGCGGAATTCTTTCCACCACCGGCGACCTTTACAAATGGCATACAGCTTTAACAACAGGATCGATTTTGTCTCCGGAAGCAATACATAAATTCTATCATCCAAAATTAAGGACCGATGAAACCGAAGCATCCTATTATGCATATGGCTGGGATGTATATCAAACAAACCGGGGTACCACCAGGCTGTGGCATAATGGGGGCAATAATATTGTGTATGCAGATTTCCGGAGGTTTATAGATGAAGGGGTAACCCTTATCATGCTCACAAACCAATCTCACCCAAATTTTGATGACCTGAATGAGGAAATTTCGCAGATGATCTTTAATGCAGATTACACTCCTGCAATCCCGGGGGCCGATAATGAGACCAACCGGAATTTTACCAACTTTATTATACGTACCCTACAGGATTCGGGATTGGAAAAAGCCAAGGAAGCATATCAGGGAAAAAATGAAGATCAGGACCTTATAGAATTTATCATGAGAAGTGAGGGGCTGGATCATCTTTATAACAACAAGCCGGATATGGCGATGCAAATTTTCCTGATGAATGTGTTTGTGCATCCAAATACAGCTAAAGCATTACAGAGTTTGGCAGAAGGATATATGGTAACGGGAAATAAGGATTTGGCATTGAAGTTTTTTAATGAGAGTTTAAGCCTGAATCCGGACAATCCCTTTGCAAAGGATATGATCAAAGTACTGGGAAAATAG
- a CDS encoding sce7725 family protein yields MYYPFLRGRQFELIALRELSQENEIQGYVSSIIEPVKKSLNSLTLANRIFFETNQSNFLILNPEVGEKKGDTEFYLEFLNGLENCSFKPAFHFRRNSNYIREKIEKYQLRDCLIIGTNEIQSTDQNFREVIEIESVRKVVINDPDRNRDLKRYLQGQEIEFIRLDDLFEPESRNSNFLPIVSHRFSEEHKYFLDDNYSGFSDYTILSSDFIEGGSTPRAVVIHFTYMNNENQIWIRHFTSNSNDTIADVQGKFGEAARKAVEYCRSHNLQNSAIIELEDYFDQGHYPGLGMVKKISIKNHITLVANYLRSIE; encoded by the coding sequence ATGTACTATCCTTTTCTTAGAGGTCGTCAATTTGAATTAATAGCTTTAAGGGAACTCAGTCAAGAAAATGAAATACAAGGTTACGTTTCATCTATTATTGAGCCTGTTAAAAAAAGTTTAAACAGTTTAACCTTAGCTAATCGAATATTCTTCGAAACCAATCAGAGTAATTTTTTGATTTTAAATCCGGAAGTTGGGGAAAAAAAAGGTGATACAGAATTTTATTTAGAATTCTTGAATGGTCTTGAGAACTGTTCATTTAAACCAGCATTTCATTTTAGAAGGAATAGTAATTATATTAGAGAAAAGATTGAAAAGTACCAACTCAGGGATTGTTTGATTATTGGAACAAATGAAATTCAATCTACAGACCAAAATTTTAGAGAAGTTATTGAGATAGAATCTGTAAGAAAAGTTGTTATAAATGATCCGGATAGAAATAGAGATCTAAAAAGATATCTTCAGGGACAAGAAATTGAATTCATTAGATTGGACGATCTTTTCGAACCCGAATCAAGAAACAGCAATTTTTTACCTATTGTAAGTCATAGATTCTCAGAAGAACATAAATATTTCTTGGATGATAATTATAGCGGTTTTTCAGACTATACAATACTTTCTAGCGATTTTATAGAAGGAGGGAGCACTCCTAGAGCTGTAGTTATTCATTTTACCTATATGAATAATGAAAATCAAATATGGATAAGACATTTTACATCAAATTCAAATGACACAATTGCTGATGTTCAGGGAAAATTTGGTGAAGCGGCAAGGAAAGCAGTAGAATACTGTCGTAGTCACAATCTTCAAAATTCAGCAATAATTGAATTAGAGGATTATTTTGACCAAGGACATTATCCGGGTTTAGGGATGGTAAAGAAAATTTCTATTAAAAATCATATAACATTAGTGGCAAATTATCTTAGATCTATCGAATAA